One region of Haloprofundus salilacus genomic DNA includes:
- a CDS encoding DUF4212 domain-containing protein, producing the protein MVEKNSQDSPVETDGGALTQAAQSHRETNYLDREVNLLRPSTPFMREHLRIVWTGFILWALIVFGPVTLTYLAPGVMTAEMPVLGFPLHYFLVAIGAPTGALLLSFWYARKRDALDEKYGIDHATTQSNADGDVAVAADGGTNE; encoded by the coding sequence ATGGTAGAGAAAAACTCACAGGACTCGCCCGTCGAGACGGACGGTGGTGCGCTCACGCAAGCGGCGCAGAGCCACCGAGAGACGAACTATCTCGACCGGGAAGTCAACCTCTTGAGGCCGAGTACGCCGTTCATGCGCGAACACTTGCGTATCGTGTGGACCGGTTTCATCCTCTGGGCGCTCATCGTGTTCGGCCCGGTGACGCTGACTTACCTCGCACCCGGAGTCATGACCGCGGAGATGCCGGTGCTCGGCTTCCCGCTGCACTACTTCCTCGTCGCCATCGGCGCGCCGACCGGGGCGTTGCTGCTGTCGTTCTGGTACGCGCGCAAGCGTGACGCGCTGGACGAGAAGTACGGTATCGACCACGCGACGACGCAGAGTAACGCTGACGGCGACGTCGCCGTCGCCGCCGACGGAGGAACGAACGAATGA
- the acs gene encoding acetate--CoA ligase produces MTEDNVELEARLAEQEEFEPPESFVEQANVSDPGIYEEFEENWPECWEGAADLLEWYESYDQVLDDSDGPFYEWFTDGKLNASYNCVDRHVEDGRGDEVALEWVGEPTDEENRSYTYEELQKEVNEFAAALREQGVGEDDVVTIYMPMIPEAPIAMLACARIGAPHSVVFAGFSADALATRMNAADSEYLVTCDGYYRRGDPLDHLDKANEGLSGVDHDTTTVVVERLRDGDGFDHDFDENQHSYADLVSEQEGAEVDPVQRDAEDMLFLMYTSGTTGQPKGVKHTTGGYLAWAAWTSQAVLDIKPEDTYFCSADIGWITGHSYIVYGPLTLGTTSMMYEGTPDYPERDRLWEIIEEYECDQLYTAPTAIRAFMKWGKQFPERHDLSSLRLLGTVGEPINPRAWKWYYKHIGGEECPVVDTWWQTETGGMMVTTLPGVNKMKPGSAGPALPGVDVRIVDAEGDEIDAGNAGYLTVQKPWPGMLRTLYNNDERFVSEYWEAYSDPDADEWVYFPEDGAKIDDDGYITVLGRVDDVINVSGHRLGTMEIESAIVGVEGVAEAAVVGGSHDVKGEAVYAYVIIEDGYEENDELRGRIIEGVEDAIGPIARPEQVIFTPELPKTRSGKIMRRLLENIANGEDLGDTSTLRNPEIVGDIEAKVSDD; encoded by the coding sequence ATGACAGAAGACAATGTAGAACTCGAAGCGCGCCTCGCAGAGCAGGAGGAGTTCGAGCCGCCGGAGTCGTTCGTTGAGCAGGCGAACGTCTCGGACCCGGGAATCTACGAGGAGTTCGAGGAGAACTGGCCGGAGTGCTGGGAGGGCGCCGCCGACCTGCTGGAGTGGTACGAGAGCTACGACCAGGTGCTCGACGACTCGGACGGCCCGTTCTACGAGTGGTTCACCGACGGGAAGCTGAACGCCTCCTACAACTGTGTGGACCGACACGTCGAGGACGGCCGCGGCGACGAGGTCGCGCTCGAATGGGTGGGCGAACCGACCGACGAGGAGAACCGCAGCTACACGTACGAGGAACTCCAGAAAGAGGTGAACGAGTTCGCCGCGGCGCTACGCGAGCAGGGCGTCGGCGAGGACGACGTGGTCACCATCTACATGCCGATGATTCCAGAGGCGCCCATCGCGATGCTGGCGTGCGCGCGCATCGGCGCGCCGCACTCGGTCGTCTTCGCCGGGTTCTCCGCGGACGCGCTGGCAACGCGAATGAACGCCGCCGACTCGGAGTATCTCGTCACCTGCGACGGCTACTACCGCCGCGGCGACCCCCTCGACCACCTCGACAAGGCCAACGAGGGCCTCTCGGGCGTCGACCACGACACCACGACGGTCGTCGTCGAGCGCCTCCGCGACGGCGACGGCTTCGACCACGACTTCGACGAGAACCAGCACTCCTACGCCGACCTCGTAAGCGAGCAGGAGGGCGCAGAGGTCGACCCCGTCCAGCGCGATGCCGAGGACATGCTGTTCCTGATGTACACCTCCGGCACCACGGGTCAGCCGAAGGGCGTCAAGCACACCACCGGCGGTTATCTCGCGTGGGCTGCGTGGACCTCCCAGGCCGTCCTCGACATCAAGCCTGAGGACACCTACTTCTGCTCGGCGGACATCGGCTGGATTACGGGCCACTCCTACATCGTCTACGGGCCGCTCACACTCGGTACGACGTCCATGATGTACGAGGGGACGCCCGACTACCCCGAGCGGGACCGCCTCTGGGAAATTATCGAGGAGTACGAGTGCGACCAACTGTACACCGCGCCGACGGCGATTCGGGCGTTCATGAAGTGGGGCAAGCAGTTCCCCGAGAGACACGACCTCTCGTCGCTCCGCCTGCTCGGCACGGTGGGTGAACCCATCAACCCGCGCGCGTGGAAGTGGTACTACAAACACATCGGCGGCGAGGAGTGCCCCGTCGTCGACACGTGGTGGCAGACCGAGACGGGCGGCATGATGGTGACGACGCTGCCCGGCGTCAACAAGATGAAACCCGGCTCCGCGGGACCGGCGCTGCCGGGCGTCGACGTGCGCATCGTCGACGCCGAGGGCGACGAGATCGACGCCGGTAATGCGGGCTACCTCACGGTACAGAAGCCGTGGCCGGGGATGCTCCGGACGCTGTACAACAACGACGAGCGGTTCGTCAGCGAGTACTGGGAGGCGTACTCCGACCCCGACGCCGACGAGTGGGTCTACTTCCCCGAGGACGGCGCGAAGATTGACGACGACGGCTACATCACGGTTCTCGGTCGCGTCGACGACGTCATCAACGTCTCCGGCCACCGCCTCGGCACGATGGAGATCGAGTCGGCCATCGTCGGCGTCGAGGGCGTCGCCGAGGCTGCCGTCGTCGGCGGTAGCCACGACGTGAAAGGCGAGGCGGTGTACGCCTACGTCATCATCGAGGACGGCTACGAGGAGAACGACGAACTCAGAGGCCGAATCATCGAAGGCGTCGAAGACGCTATCGGCCCCATCGCGCGGCCCGAACAGGTCATCTTCACGCCGGAACTGCCGAAGACCCGCTCGGGCAAGATCATGCGTCGCCTGCTCGAAAACATCGCCAACGGCGAGGACCTCGGCGACACGTCGACGCTTCGGAACCCCGAAATCGTCGGCGACATCGAAGCGAAAGTCAGCGACGACTGA
- a CDS encoding acyl-CoA mutase large subunit family protein encodes MYDEDDLSEIREAHEEWAEETRDPVVDRFGERKDRFATVSNLEIDDIYTPEDVADLDYTEDLGFPGEKPYTRGVYPTMYRGRTWTMRQFAGFGTAEETNERFHYLIENGQTGLSTAFDMPSLMGKDSDDPLSDGEVGKEGVAVDTLRDMEILFDGIDIGEVTTSFTINPSAPVVYAMYVALADERGVPRDQIGGTFQNDMLKEFIAQKEWVIPPKPSLDLVTDTVEFAAEETPRIRPISISGYHIREAGSTAVQELAFTLADGFAYVEAATERGLDVDEFAPQLSFFFNSHNSIFEEVAKFRAARRIYAHVMEEWYDAEDEKSKQLKFHTQTAGQSLTAQQPLNNIVRVTIQALAGVMGGTQSLHTNSFDEALALPSEEAVRVALRTQQIIAEESGAADSIDPLAGSFMVESLTDEVEEKAMAYIEEIREMGDGSVRDGVLRGIDEGYFHREIQDASYEYQSRVEEEEEIVVGVNKYEMDEDTTLELLHVSDEVQERQLSRLEEVKAERDDDAVEAALADLEAAVEEGENVMPVLVDAVKAYATMGEIMQLFESKYGSYQEKVGLA; translated from the coding sequence ATGTACGACGAGGACGACCTCTCCGAGATCCGGGAAGCACACGAGGAGTGGGCCGAGGAGACCCGCGACCCCGTAGTCGACCGCTTCGGCGAGCGCAAAGACCGGTTCGCGACCGTCTCGAACCTCGAGATCGACGACATCTACACGCCCGAGGACGTCGCGGACCTCGACTACACCGAGGATTTGGGTTTCCCCGGCGAGAAACCCTACACTCGGGGCGTCTACCCGACGATGTACCGCGGGCGGACGTGGACAATGCGGCAGTTCGCCGGCTTCGGCACCGCCGAGGAGACCAACGAGCGCTTCCACTACCTCATCGAGAACGGCCAGACGGGGCTGTCGACGGCGTTCGACATGCCGTCGTTGATGGGCAAGGACTCGGACGACCCGCTGTCGGACGGCGAGGTCGGCAAGGAGGGTGTCGCCGTCGACACGCTGCGCGACATGGAGATTCTGTTCGACGGCATCGACATCGGCGAGGTCACCACCTCTTTCACCATTAACCCCTCTGCGCCCGTCGTCTACGCGATGTACGTCGCGCTGGCGGACGAGCGCGGCGTCCCCCGCGACCAGATCGGGGGAACGTTCCAGAACGACATGCTCAAGGAGTTCATCGCGCAGAAGGAGTGGGTCATCCCACCGAAGCCCTCGCTGGACCTCGTCACCGACACCGTCGAGTTCGCCGCCGAGGAGACGCCCCGAATCCGCCCCATCTCCATCTCAGGCTACCACATCCGAGAGGCCGGCTCCACGGCCGTTCAGGAACTCGCGTTCACGCTCGCCGACGGCTTCGCCTACGTCGAAGCGGCGACCGAGCGCGGTCTCGACGTGGACGAGTTCGCGCCGCAACTGTCGTTCTTCTTCAACTCGCACAACTCCATCTTCGAGGAAGTTGCGAAGTTCCGCGCCGCGCGCCGCATCTACGCCCACGTGATGGAGGAGTGGTACGACGCCGAAGACGAGAAATCCAAACAGCTGAAGTTCCACACCCAGACCGCCGGACAGTCGCTGACGGCTCAACAGCCGCTGAACAACATCGTCCGCGTGACGATTCAGGCGCTGGCGGGCGTGATGGGCGGTACCCAGAGCCTTCACACGAACAGCTTCGACGAAGCGCTGGCGCTGCCCTCCGAGGAAGCCGTCAGGGTCGCACTGCGCACCCAGCAGATAATCGCCGAGGAGTCCGGCGCCGCTGATAGTATTGACCCCCTCGCCGGGAGTTTCATGGTCGAATCGCTCACCGACGAAGTCGAAGAGAAGGCGATGGCGTACATCGAGGAGATTCGGGAGATGGGCGACGGCTCCGTCCGCGACGGCGTGCTCCGCGGCATCGACGAGGGCTACTTCCACCGCGAGATTCAGGACGCCTCCTACGAGTACCAATCACGCGTCGAGGAGGAGGAGGAGATCGTCGTCGGCGTCAACAAGTACGAGATGGACGAGGACACGACGCTCGAACTGCTGCACGTCTCCGACGAGGTCCAGGAGCGACAGCTCAGTCGACTCGAAGAAGTGAAAGCCGAACGCGACGACGACGCCGTCGAGGCGGCGCTGGCCGACCTCGAAGCCGCCGTCGAGGAAGGCGAGAACGTGATGCCCGTCCTCGTCGACGCCGTGAAGGCGTACGCGACGATGGGCGAGATAATGCAGTTGTTCGAGTCGAAGTACGGGAGCTATCAGGAGAAAGTCGGGCTAGCGTAA
- a CDS encoding DUF7344 domain-containing protein → MSSQEVAVDVGIQQTDATKELLEALSSPRRRHLIHALSDQPGPVTVEELAEEIYRRESEAGESTHPQQIATSLHHLHLPKLATREFLEYDSARKEVTPTRETDDASRVLVSAGFHD, encoded by the coding sequence ATGAGTTCGCAAGAAGTCGCAGTCGATGTCGGAATTCAACAGACTGACGCGACGAAAGAGTTGCTCGAGGCGCTGTCGAGCCCTCGCCGCCGCCACCTGATTCACGCGCTCTCGGACCAACCGGGCCCGGTCACGGTCGAGGAACTGGCCGAGGAGATCTATCGCCGCGAGTCCGAGGCGGGCGAGTCGACGCACCCTCAGCAGATCGCTACCTCGCTGCACCACCTCCATCTGCCGAAGCTCGCGACGCGCGAATTCCTCGAGTACGACAGCGCGCGCAAGGAAGTGACGCCGACCCGCGAAACCGACGACGCGAGCCGTGTACTCGTCTCCGCCGGATTCCACGACTGA
- a CDS encoding bacterio-opsin activator domain-containing protein — MTDRLLAGRAASDASRPEGGRILLAVSHDENRSLLADALEVDHQVVENKPEAIDSDDVDLCVLDPPTLAKHGDVFEALKDRAEPLHLPFLLVVPERNLTDGDVWRQVRAQFPPGVDDLIRTPVSKAELRGRLQSLLRARRQSISLGEQRERLDRLNRVNSVIREVNAALVGAKSRDEAEERVCTRLSEAGPYCYVRICEPRATHETLTVSTEVGSVVDPPEPETATNGERTYGTAAWRSYRDRSTVTTALDPSELAVLDDESASAWLRWADRGGVRAFACVPIRYRDTVYGVLEAYTAEDDAFDEEEQSVLDELGQTIGHTINAVESKRLLLTKGATEVELRLEDGDDALLELVADAGAELALEGVAGTDPPIEFFTVADGDAERLLKRAADSPAIRRQRLVRETADGALVQIVFEEESFAETLTDLGVTVDTLVVDGGGASVVALLPQDGDVGACMRGLRSAYDDVKLRSRRQVERRPLTDGDFVSAVDSDLTERQRNVLQAAYLAGYFDQPRESSGKEVATSLDISSATFHQHIRTGEKKLVSKLFDKITLGGGT, encoded by the coding sequence ATGACCGACCGTCTTCTCGCGGGGCGGGCCGCAAGCGATGCGTCCCGACCCGAAGGGGGACGGATTCTGCTCGCAGTCAGTCACGATGAGAACCGGTCGTTGCTCGCCGACGCGCTCGAAGTCGACCACCAGGTCGTCGAGAACAAGCCCGAAGCTATCGATTCGGACGACGTCGACCTCTGTGTGCTCGACCCGCCGACGCTCGCGAAACACGGCGACGTGTTCGAGGCGCTCAAAGACCGCGCCGAACCGCTACACTTGCCGTTCCTGCTCGTCGTTCCCGAACGAAACTTGACGGACGGCGACGTGTGGCGGCAGGTCCGCGCGCAGTTTCCGCCCGGCGTCGACGACCTGATTCGGACGCCGGTCTCGAAAGCCGAACTGCGCGGCCGCCTCCAGTCGCTCTTGCGCGCACGTCGGCAGTCTATCTCGCTCGGCGAACAGCGGGAGCGACTCGACCGACTCAACCGCGTCAACTCCGTCATCAGGGAGGTCAACGCGGCGCTGGTCGGGGCGAAGAGTCGCGACGAGGCCGAAGAACGCGTCTGCACGCGGTTGTCGGAGGCGGGACCGTACTGCTACGTCCGCATCTGCGAACCGCGGGCGACGCACGAGACGCTCACCGTCAGCACGGAGGTCGGGAGCGTGGTCGACCCGCCAGAACCCGAGACGGCGACGAACGGCGAGCGGACCTACGGGACCGCCGCGTGGCGATCGTACCGCGACCGAAGCACGGTCACCACTGCGTTAGACCCCAGCGAACTCGCCGTCCTCGACGACGAGTCGGCCTCGGCGTGGCTGCGGTGGGCCGACCGCGGCGGCGTCCGAGCGTTCGCGTGTGTGCCGATTCGCTACCGCGACACGGTGTACGGCGTTCTGGAGGCGTACACGGCCGAAGATGACGCGTTCGACGAAGAGGAGCAGTCGGTGCTCGACGAACTCGGCCAGACCATCGGCCACACTATCAACGCCGTCGAGAGCAAGCGCCTCCTGTTGACGAAGGGGGCGACGGAGGTCGAACTCCGCCTCGAAGACGGCGACGACGCGCTGCTCGAACTGGTCGCCGACGCGGGCGCGGAACTCGCGCTCGAAGGCGTCGCGGGAACCGACCCGCCAATTGAGTTCTTCACCGTCGCCGACGGCGACGCCGAGAGACTTCTCAAACGCGCCGCCGACTCGCCGGCGATTCGCCGACAGCGACTTGTCCGGGAGACGGCCGACGGCGCGCTCGTCCAGATCGTGTTCGAGGAGGAGTCTTTCGCCGAGACGCTGACAGACCTCGGCGTCACCGTCGACACGCTCGTCGTCGACGGCGGCGGGGCATCGGTCGTCGCGTTGCTCCCGCAGGACGGCGACGTGGGTGCGTGTATGCGCGGACTGCGGAGCGCGTACGACGACGTCAAACTCCGGTCACGCAGACAGGTCGAACGCCGGCCGCTGACCGACGGCGACTTCGTCTCCGCCGTCGATTCCGACCTGACGGAACGCCAGCGCAACGTACTGCAGGCGGCGTATCTCGCCGGCTACTTCGACCAACCCCGCGAGAGTTCGGGAAAGGAGGTAGCGACCTCGCTGGACATCTCTTCGGCGACGTTCCACCAACACATCCGAACCGGCGAGAAGAAACTCGTCTCGAAACTGTTCGATAAAATTACACTCGGTGGCGGGACCTGA
- a CDS encoding ATPase domain-containing protein — MEEVNHESAGRETPNGGRVSSGIDGLDDVLCGGFVPNRTYMVRGEPGAGKSILGMHFLRAGLDAGESVLYINLEESTKNVKENAASLGLNLDGVDFLDLSPDSDYFARNLSYDIFSPDEVEGDSVTGEITTRVEELNPDRLFIDPLTQLRYLAPDDYQFRKQILSLMRFFNVQGSTVLFTAQATETRPDDDLQFICDGTLNLERTDERRTVTATKFRGSDFRSGPHTLTIDHGGIRVFLNQLPQTAGRKFESETISSGVPELDQLLNGGIERGTVTIITGPTGVGKTTTGIQFMKEAAGRGERSVVYLFEENERTLMERSGSVNIPVKQMLDQEVLSINETKSLELSVDEFNERVRAEVEERGAEIVMIDGIVGYKFALLGENDELTHNLHALCKYLKNMGISVILINEVQDITGEFQVTDDGGLSYLADNILFLQHLELNGEMRKAVGVLKKRTSDFERQLREFRITEYGVQIGEPLTNLRGILSGRPEQPDDDFEQ, encoded by the coding sequence ATGGAAGAGGTCAACCACGAGTCCGCCGGACGAGAAACGCCCAACGGAGGGCGCGTATCGAGCGGCATCGACGGACTCGACGACGTACTCTGCGGCGGCTTCGTCCCGAACCGAACGTACATGGTTAGGGGCGAACCCGGAGCGGGCAAGAGTATCCTCGGGATGCACTTTCTGCGCGCCGGACTCGACGCGGGCGAGTCGGTACTCTATATCAACCTCGAAGAATCGACCAAGAACGTCAAAGAGAACGCGGCGTCGCTCGGCTTGAATCTGGACGGCGTCGACTTTCTCGACCTGAGCCCCGATTCGGACTACTTCGCGCGGAACCTCTCGTACGACATCTTCAGCCCCGATGAAGTCGAAGGCGACTCCGTCACCGGGGAGATAACGACGCGCGTCGAGGAACTCAACCCCGACCGATTGTTCATCGACCCGTTAACCCAACTGCGGTATCTTGCACCCGACGACTACCAGTTTCGCAAGCAGATTCTCTCGCTGATGCGGTTTTTCAACGTGCAAGGGTCGACAGTCCTATTCACCGCGCAGGCGACGGAGACGCGCCCGGACGACGACCTGCAGTTCATCTGCGACGGGACGCTCAACCTCGAACGGACCGACGAACGGCGGACGGTGACGGCGACGAAGTTCCGCGGGTCGGATTTCCGCAGCGGTCCGCACACGCTCACCATCGACCACGGCGGAATCCGCGTTTTCCTGAACCAACTTCCGCAGACGGCCGGTCGGAAGTTCGAATCCGAGACCATCTCCTCGGGCGTCCCCGAACTCGACCAGTTGCTCAACGGCGGCATCGAGCGGGGGACCGTGACCATCATCACCGGTCCGACCGGTGTCGGGAAGACGACGACAGGCATCCAGTTCATGAAGGAGGCCGCTGGACGCGGCGAGCGGTCGGTCGTCTACCTGTTCGAGGAGAACGAGCGGACGCTCATGGAGCGAAGCGGTTCGGTCAACATCCCCGTCAAGCAGATGCTCGATCAGGAGGTGCTCTCGATCAACGAGACGAAGTCGCTCGAACTCAGCGTCGACGAGTTCAACGAGCGGGTCCGCGCGGAGGTCGAGGAGAGAGGCGCCGAAATCGTGATGATAGACGGTATCGTCGGTTACAAGTTCGCCCTGCTCGGCGAGAACGACGAACTCACGCACAACCTCCACGCGCTCTGTAAGTACCTCAAGAACATGGGGATCTCCGTCATCCTCATCAACGAGGTACAGGACATCACCGGCGAGTTTCAGGTGACAGACGATGGAGGTTTGAGCTACTTGGCTGACAATATTTTATTCCTCCAGCATCTCGAATTGAATGGAGAGATGCGAAAAGCCGTCGGCGTACTGAAGAAGCGCACGAGCGATTTCGAACGCCAGCTACGGGAGTTCCGCATCACTGAGTACGGCGTCCAGATCGGCGAACCGCTGACGAATCTCCGCGGCATCCTCAGTGGCCGACCGGAGCAACCGGACGACGACTTCGAACAATGA
- a CDS encoding FAD-dependent oxidoreductase: MDATVAVTDVTSVGPNTVAIVLESPDGFEARPGQFVKISAAVDGEEYARFYTLSSPDAHETFEITVGVDPEEAGPFSRHLLDLEAGDELDISGPFGNEYYEDESHVVVLAGGPGVGAAVGLGERALRDGASVAVIYKDDAPAHEERLADLRERGATVVVTGGDLADHVADVHDGDAQVFVYGFADFVQEAADAVESAGGDPADAKVENFG; the protein is encoded by the coding sequence ATGGACGCAACCGTCGCCGTCACCGACGTCACCTCGGTCGGCCCGAACACGGTCGCTATCGTGCTCGAATCGCCCGACGGGTTCGAAGCCCGTCCCGGGCAGTTCGTCAAAATCTCCGCCGCCGTCGACGGCGAGGAGTACGCGCGCTTCTACACGCTGTCCTCGCCCGACGCCCACGAGACGTTCGAGATAACCGTCGGCGTCGACCCCGAGGAGGCAGGGCCGTTCAGCCGTCACCTCCTCGACCTCGAAGCGGGCGACGAACTCGACATCTCCGGCCCGTTCGGCAACGAGTACTACGAGGACGAGTCGCACGTCGTCGTCCTCGCCGGGGGACCGGGCGTCGGCGCGGCCGTCGGTCTGGGTGAACGCGCGCTCCGCGACGGCGCGTCGGTCGCCGTCATCTACAAGGACGACGCGCCCGCGCACGAGGAGCGACTCGCGGATCTCCGCGAACGCGGCGCGACGGTCGTCGTCACCGGCGGCGACCTCGCCGACCACGTCGCCGACGTCCACGACGGCGACGCGCAGGTGTTCGTCTACGGCTTCGCCGACTTCGTCCAGGAGGCTGCCGACGCCGTCGAGAGCGCGGGCGGCGACCCGGCGGACGCGAAGGTCGAAAACTTCGGCTGA
- a CDS encoding 2-oxoacid:acceptor oxidoreductase subunit alpha encodes MPADFNWAIGGEAGDGIDSTGKIFAQALSRAGRHVFTSKDFASRIRGGYTAYKVRTSVDQVQSVVDRLDVLIALTPRTIDENLDELREGSVIVYDGERTTMQGVEIPEGMVGLNVPLQSIAEEKGGAIMRNVVALGAACAVANFPIEHLDSSLEKRFGGKGQAIVDNNRKAARAGRDYVNENFDHEFDYDLETTDNDYVLLNGDEAIGMGAIAAGCRFYAGYPITPATDVMEYLTGRIEQYGGHVVQAEDELAAINLALGGARAGARAMTATSGPGIDLMTETFGLIATSETPLVIVDVMRSGPSTGMPTKQEQGDLNQMVYGGHGEIPRFTLAPTTVAECFHKTVEAFNLAEKYQTPVYLAADLAMAVTEQTFAPEEFDMDAVEIDRGKVVDDDTISEWQNEKGQFKPHALTDDGVSPRSFPGTTGGAHMSTGLEHDELGRRTEDTDMRVEQVDKRNRKVETAKEREPWAYREFGDTDSGNLVISWGSNEGAMVEAIEFLEEDGVDVRFISVPYIFPRPDLSEVINDADDVIVVECNNTGQFADILEHDALTRVKRVNKYNGVRFKADELAEEIKETLSQEITA; translated from the coding sequence ATGCCTGCGGACTTCAACTGGGCCATCGGCGGAGAGGCTGGCGATGGCATCGACTCCACGGGGAAGATTTTCGCCCAGGCACTCTCACGGGCTGGCCGGCACGTGTTCACCTCGAAGGACTTCGCCTCGCGTATCCGCGGCGGATACACGGCGTATAAGGTCCGAACCTCGGTCGACCAGGTGCAGAGTGTCGTGGACCGACTCGACGTACTCATCGCGCTCACACCGCGAACCATCGACGAAAACCTCGACGAACTGCGCGAGGGCAGCGTCATCGTCTACGACGGTGAGCGCACCACGATGCAGGGCGTCGAGATCCCGGAGGGAATGGTCGGGCTGAACGTTCCCCTCCAGAGCATCGCCGAGGAGAAAGGCGGGGCCATCATGCGCAACGTCGTCGCGCTCGGTGCGGCGTGCGCCGTTGCCAACTTCCCCATCGAACACCTCGACAGTTCGCTCGAGAAGCGCTTCGGCGGCAAGGGACAGGCCATCGTCGACAACAACCGCAAGGCCGCCCGCGCCGGACGCGACTACGTCAACGAGAACTTCGACCACGAGTTCGACTACGATCTCGAGACCACCGACAACGACTACGTGCTCCTCAACGGCGACGAGGCAATCGGTATGGGCGCCATCGCCGCCGGATGCCGCTTCTACGCCGGCTACCCCATCACGCCCGCGACGGACGTGATGGAGTATCTCACCGGTCGAATTGAGCAGTACGGCGGTCACGTCGTACAGGCGGAGGACGAACTCGCGGCTATCAACCTCGCGCTCGGCGGCGCGCGCGCCGGTGCCCGCGCGATGACCGCGACGTCCGGCCCGGGTATCGACCTGATGACCGAGACGTTCGGTCTCATCGCCACCTCCGAGACGCCGCTGGTCATCGTCGACGTGATGCGTTCGGGTCCCTCGACGGGGATGCCGACCAAGCAGGAGCAAGGCGACCTGAACCAGATGGTGTACGGCGGTCACGGCGAGATTCCACGCTTCACGCTCGCGCCGACCACCGTCGCAGAGTGCTTCCACAAGACCGTCGAGGCGTTCAACCTCGCCGAGAAGTACCAGACGCCGGTGTACCTCGCCGCCGACCTCGCGATGGCGGTAACCGAGCAGACGTTCGCGCCCGAAGAGTTCGACATGGACGCCGTCGAGATCGACCGCGGCAAGGTCGTCGACGACGACACCATCAGCGAGTGGCAGAACGAGAAGGGACAGTTCAAACCCCACGCGCTCACCGACGACGGCGTGAGTCCGCGCTCGTTCCCCGGTACGACCGGCGGCGCGCACATGTCGACGGGTCTCGAACACGACGAACTCGGGCGCCGAACCGAGGACACCGACATGCGCGTCGAACAGGTCGACAAGCGCAACCGGAAGGTCGAGACGGCCAAGGAGCGCGAACCGTGGGCCTACCGCGAGTTCGGCGACACGGATTCGGGGAACCTCGTCATCTCGTGGGGTTCGAACGAAGGTGCGATGGTCGAAGCCATCGAGTTCCTCGAGGAGGACGGCGTCGACGTCCGCTTCATCTCGGTGCCGTACATTTTCCCACGTCCGGACCTCTCGGAGGTCATCAACGACGCCGACGATGTCATCGTCGTCGAGTGTAACAACACCGGACAGTTCGCTGACATCCTCGAACACGACGCCCTTACCCGTGTCAAGCGCGTGAACAAGTACAACGGCGTCCGATTCAAAGCCGACGAACTGGCCGAAGAGATCAAAGAGACGCTCTCACAGGAGATTACCGCATGA